The sequence below is a genomic window from Paenibacillus sp. DCT19.
CGAATACCTTCACGATCCATCGTTAAACGAGCAGCACGAGCCGTAGGTACGACACAAAATCCTTCTTCCTCAAGCTCAAGCAGAGCTTCTGTCGCAATAGCTTCGATCTCAGGTACAATATAATGCGGTTGTTCCTTACGAATCAATTGTTTCAGAGCCTCGGCATCTAGCATGTCGATGCAGTATGACCGGTGTGCAACCTGCATTGCAGGTGCATTCTCGTAACGATCAACAGCGATCGTTTCGACTCCCAGCCGCGTGGCCTCAATAACGACCTCTTTTCCCAATTCTCCGCTGCCTAATAGCAGCATTTTTTTGGCTTGAGCCGAAAAAGGAGCACCCCACATGTTCTTTCCAATCCTCCCAAAGAGAAATCTTCTATATCTGTCTCTCTATTTTCGGGGTTTTGGTTAAAGATTGCAAGAGTACTCCCTATTTTTCTTGTGAATTTTACAAGATTTTTTCTGTTTTTTCGATCAAATTTTACAATTATTGCTTAGCGTTTTGGCACTCTTTCCAATCTTCCCAGAAATAAGGATATAAATATAATGTTAAAGCTTGTCATGTAAGAGGCTCAACATCTCGGAGATCTCAGTCACCTTTCATGATAGAGGAGAAACCGATTGACGAACGATGAGAAAACGTAAATCTTCTCCTACATGTCTACGACAAAACATTTCATTGCCCACTTATGAACGGGATATACTCCGATTTTTATCACGGAAGAGCTCATTATGGGAGGAAACATACGCCATCCTAGCTGCCTCTGGATTCAAGTATAGTTTCGCACGATTCACCGCAACGATTGCATCATTAAAAGCCCCAGCTATGAGCCGTACTTTGCTCTCATTGGTGGCACAATCTCCAGCTGCAAATACACCCGGTAGGTTGGTCTCAGCGTGTTGACTCATCAAAACCATTCCGTCACTCATTTTTAATCCACAACTGGCAAGATCACTTAGATTACTTGTATATCCATGGCTAATCACTACTTCATCCACATCCAATAAGATATGCTCTCGGTTCAACGTATGCGTAATGCCAACCTGGTTAATGCGTTCACCATTGGTTTGTAGCTGTGTAATCTGATACGGAGTTCTTACATCCGCTATCTCGTACATCTCGCTGACATTCCGTTCCATTGCACGAAATTCAGATTGACGATGAACCACGTTAACACGTTGAGCAACTTTAGCAAGTTCAATGGCCCAGTCTACAGCACTGTTGCCTCCACCTGAAACAAGCACACGTTTACCTGCAAAGTATTCCGGGTTTTGCACCGTATAGTGAAGATTTACATGCTCATTATCATTTGATTCCTGGAGCTCTAGCCTCTGAATTTCAGCGACGCCACGACCTACTGCGATGATCATCGTTCGGGTATAGTGGATCTCCCCTCAGTGGTATACATCGCCAATATTCCGTTATCCAGACGAGAGAAGCGTTCCATCTGACGATTGAATATAACCGTTGGGTTAAATGTGTTGGCCTGCTGTACAAGCCACTCTATCAACTTCGAACATTTCATAGGTGGTAACCCACCTACATCCCAAATCGTCTTCTCGGCATAGGTGTGCAGAAATCCGCCAAGTTGATCTTTACCTTCAATAATTTTGACCTTCATCTCACGCATGCCCGCATAAAAGGCCGCATACATTCCGGCAGGGCCGCCTCCAATGATGGTTACATCATAAATATCTTCTTCACGCATTGTGAACACATCCTGTATTCATTAGTTATGAAATGCGAGACTCGATAGCGGAGTCCATTTTCTACAATTCATTTTTCTCCTCAAAAGCAGCAACGATATCATCAATCACATAGCTATCTGCAAGTGGAGCCATACCTAGATTGAACCATTCCTTGCCACCTACCATGTACACATGATCTCCCTTGACGGCTTTTAGATTTTTCCACAATGATGTCGATAACATCTGTTCAAATTTCTTTTT
It includes:
- a CDS encoding NAD(P)/FAD-dependent oxidoreductase — protein: MIIAVGRGVAEIQRLELQESNDNEHVNLHYTVQNPEYFAGKRVLVSGGGNSAVDWAIELAKVAQRVNVVHRQSEFRAMERNVSEMYEIADVRTPYQITQLQTNGERINQVGITHTLNREHILLDVDEVVISHGYTSNLSDLASCGLKMSDGMVLMSQHAETNLPGVFAAGDCATNESKVRLIAGAFNDAIVAVNRAKLYLNPEAARMAYVSSHNELFRDKNRSISRS
- a CDS encoding NAD(P)/FAD-dependent oxidoreductase, coding for MREEDIYDVTIIGGGPAGMYAAFYAGMREMKVKIIEGKDQLGGFLHTYAEKTIWDVGGLPPMKCSKLIEWLVQQANTFNPTVIFNRQMERFSRLDNGILAMYTTEGRSTIPER